In one Phyllostomus discolor isolate MPI-MPIP mPhyDis1 chromosome 8, mPhyDis1.pri.v3, whole genome shotgun sequence genomic region, the following are encoded:
- the VEZF1 gene encoding vascular endothelial zinc finger 1 isoform X2 produces the protein MEANWTTFLFQTHEGSHHQQQAAQNSLLPLLSSAVEPPDQKPLLPIPITQKPQAAPETLKDAIGIKKEKPKTSFVCTYCSKAFRDSYHLRRHESCHTGIKLVSRAKKTPTTVVPLISTIAGDSSRTSLVSTIAGILSTVTTSSSGTNPSSSASTTAMPVTQSVKKPSKPVKKNHACEMCGKAFRDVYHLNRHKLSHSDEKPFECPICNQRFKRKDRMTYHVRSHEGGITKPYTCSVCGKGFSRPDHLSCHVKHVHSTERPFKCQFSSLMQTCTAAFATKDRLRTHMVRHEGKVSCNICGKLLSAAYITSHLKTHGQSQSINCNTCKQGISKTCMNDETSNQKQQQQQQQQQQHVTSWPGKQVETLRLWEEAVKARKKEAANLCQTSTAATTPVTLTTPFNITSSVSSGTMSNPVTVAAAMSMRSPVNVSSAVNITSPMNIGHPVTITSPLSMTSPLTLTTPVNLPTPVTAPVNIAHPVTITSPMNLPTPMTLAAPLNIAMRPVESMPFLPQALPTSPPW, from the exons ATGGAGGCCAACTGGACCACGTTCCTGTTCCAG ACCCATGAAGGCTCTCATCACCAACAGCAGGCAGCACAAAACAGCCTGCTGCCCCTCCTGAGCTCTGCTGTGGAGCCCCCTGATCAGAAACCATTACTTCCAATACCGATAACACAGAAACCTCAGGCTGCACCAGAAACATTAAAGGATGCCAttgggattaaaaaagaaaaacccaaaacttCATTTGTGTGCACTTACTGCAGTAAAGCTTTCAGGGACAGCTATCACCTGAGGCGCCACGAGTCCTGCCATACAGGGATCAAGTTGGTGTCCCGGGCAAAGAAAACCCCCACTACAGTGGTTCCTCTTATCTCCACCATCGCTGGGGACAGCAGCCGAACTTCGCTGGTCTCAACCATTGCAGGCATCTTGTCAACAGTCACTACATCTTCCTCGGGCACCAaccccagcagcagtgccagcaCCACAGCTATGCCTGTAACCCAGTCAGTCAAGAAACCCAGTAAGCCTGTCAAGAAGAACCATGCTTGCGAGATGTGTGGGAAGGCCTTCCGAGATGTGTACCACCTCAATCGGCACAAGCTCTCCCACTCAGACGAGAAGCCCTTCGAGTGTCCTATTTGTAACCAGCGCTTCAAGAGGAAGGACCGGATGACTTACCATGTGAGGTCTCATGAAGGAGGCATCACCAAACCCTATACTTGCAGTGTTTGTGGGAAAGGCTTCTCGAG GCCTGACCATTTAAGCTGTCACGTAAAACATGTCCATTCAACAGAAAGACCCTTCAAATGCCAA ttttcctccCTCATGCAGACGTGCACTGCTGCCTTTGCCACCAAAGACAGACTGCGGACACACATGGTGCGCCACGAAGGCAAGGTGTCGTGTAACATCTGCGGGAAGCTCCTGAGTGCGGCATACATCACCAGCCACCTAAAGACACACGGGCAGAGCCAAAGTATCAACTGTAATACATGCAAACAAGGCATCAGTAAAA CATGCATGAATGATGAGACCAGCaaccagaagcagcagcagcagcagcaacagcaacagcaacatgTGACAAGCTGGCCAGGGAAGCAGGTAGAGACACTGAGACTGTGGGAAGAAGCTGtcaaagcaagaaagaaag AAGCTGCTAACCTGTGCCAAACCTCCACGGCTGCTACGACGCCTGTGACTCTCACTACTCCATTCAATATAACATCCTCTGTGTCGTCTGGGACTATGTCAAACCCAGTCACAGTGGCAGCTGCAATGAGCATGAGAAGCCCAGTAAATGTTTCAAGTGCAGTTAATATAACCAGCCCAATGAACATAGGGCACCCTGTAACTATAACCAGTCCACTATCCATGACTTCTCCTTTAACGCTCACTACCCCAGTCAATCTACCCACTCCTGTCACTGCTCCAGTGAATATAGCACACCCTGTCACAATCACATCTCCAATGAACCTGCCCACGCCTATGACTTTAGCCGCCCCTCTCAATATAGCAATGAGGCCTGTAGAGAGCATGCCTTTCTTACCCCAAGCTTTGCCTACATCACCACCTTGGTAA
- the VEZF1 gene encoding vascular endothelial zinc finger 1 isoform X3, giving the protein MEANWTTFLFQTHEGSHHQQQAAQNSLLPLLSSAVEPPDQKPLLPIPITQKPQAAPETLKDAIGIKKEKPKTSFVCTYCSKAFRDSYHLRRHESCHTGIKLVSRAKKTPTTVVPLISTIAGDSSRTSLVSTIAGILSTVTTSSSGTNPSSSASTTAMPVTQSVKKPSKPVKKNHACEMCGKAFRDVYHLNRHKLSHSDEKPFECPICNQRFKRKDRMTYHVRSHEGGITKPYTCSVCGKGFSRPDHLSCHVKHVHSTERPFKCQTCTAAFATKDRLRTHMVRHEGKVSCNICGKLLSAAYITSHLKTHGQSQSINCNTCKQGISKIACMNDETSNQKQQQQQQQQQQHVTSWPGKQVETLRLWEEAVKARKKEAANLCQTSTAATTPVTLTTPFNITSSVSSGTMSNPVTVAAAMSMRSPVNVSSAVNITSPMNIGHPVTITSPLSMTSPLTLTTPVNLPTPVTAPVNIAHPVTITSPMNLPTPMTLAAPLNIAMRPVESMPFLPQALPTSPPW; this is encoded by the exons ATGGAGGCCAACTGGACCACGTTCCTGTTCCAG ACCCATGAAGGCTCTCATCACCAACAGCAGGCAGCACAAAACAGCCTGCTGCCCCTCCTGAGCTCTGCTGTGGAGCCCCCTGATCAGAAACCATTACTTCCAATACCGATAACACAGAAACCTCAGGCTGCACCAGAAACATTAAAGGATGCCAttgggattaaaaaagaaaaacccaaaacttCATTTGTGTGCACTTACTGCAGTAAAGCTTTCAGGGACAGCTATCACCTGAGGCGCCACGAGTCCTGCCATACAGGGATCAAGTTGGTGTCCCGGGCAAAGAAAACCCCCACTACAGTGGTTCCTCTTATCTCCACCATCGCTGGGGACAGCAGCCGAACTTCGCTGGTCTCAACCATTGCAGGCATCTTGTCAACAGTCACTACATCTTCCTCGGGCACCAaccccagcagcagtgccagcaCCACAGCTATGCCTGTAACCCAGTCAGTCAAGAAACCCAGTAAGCCTGTCAAGAAGAACCATGCTTGCGAGATGTGTGGGAAGGCCTTCCGAGATGTGTACCACCTCAATCGGCACAAGCTCTCCCACTCAGACGAGAAGCCCTTCGAGTGTCCTATTTGTAACCAGCGCTTCAAGAGGAAGGACCGGATGACTTACCATGTGAGGTCTCATGAAGGAGGCATCACCAAACCCTATACTTGCAGTGTTTGTGGGAAAGGCTTCTCGAG GCCTGACCATTTAAGCTGTCACGTAAAACATGTCCATTCAACAGAAAGACCCTTCAAATGCCAA ACGTGCACTGCTGCCTTTGCCACCAAAGACAGACTGCGGACACACATGGTGCGCCACGAAGGCAAGGTGTCGTGTAACATCTGCGGGAAGCTCCTGAGTGCGGCATACATCACCAGCCACCTAAAGACACACGGGCAGAGCCAAAGTATCAACTGTAATACATGCAAACAAGGCATCAGTAAAA TAGCATGCATGAATGATGAGACCAGCaaccagaagcagcagcagcagcagcaacagcaacagcaacatgTGACAAGCTGGCCAGGGAAGCAGGTAGAGACACTGAGACTGTGGGAAGAAGCTGtcaaagcaagaaagaaag AAGCTGCTAACCTGTGCCAAACCTCCACGGCTGCTACGACGCCTGTGACTCTCACTACTCCATTCAATATAACATCCTCTGTGTCGTCTGGGACTATGTCAAACCCAGTCACAGTGGCAGCTGCAATGAGCATGAGAAGCCCAGTAAATGTTTCAAGTGCAGTTAATATAACCAGCCCAATGAACATAGGGCACCCTGTAACTATAACCAGTCCACTATCCATGACTTCTCCTTTAACGCTCACTACCCCAGTCAATCTACCCACTCCTGTCACTGCTCCAGTGAATATAGCACACCCTGTCACAATCACATCTCCAATGAACCTGCCCACGCCTATGACTTTAGCCGCCCCTCTCAATATAGCAATGAGGCCTGTAGAGAGCATGCCTTTCTTACCCCAAGCTTTGCCTACATCACCACCTTGGTAA
- the VEZF1 gene encoding vascular endothelial zinc finger 1 isoform X1, with product MEANWTTFLFQTHEGSHHQQQAAQNSLLPLLSSAVEPPDQKPLLPIPITQKPQAAPETLKDAIGIKKEKPKTSFVCTYCSKAFRDSYHLRRHESCHTGIKLVSRAKKTPTTVVPLISTIAGDSSRTSLVSTIAGILSTVTTSSSGTNPSSSASTTAMPVTQSVKKPSKPVKKNHACEMCGKAFRDVYHLNRHKLSHSDEKPFECPICNQRFKRKDRMTYHVRSHEGGITKPYTCSVCGKGFSRPDHLSCHVKHVHSTERPFKCQFSSLMQTCTAAFATKDRLRTHMVRHEGKVSCNICGKLLSAAYITSHLKTHGQSQSINCNTCKQGISKIACMNDETSNQKQQQQQQQQQQHVTSWPGKQVETLRLWEEAVKARKKEAANLCQTSTAATTPVTLTTPFNITSSVSSGTMSNPVTVAAAMSMRSPVNVSSAVNITSPMNIGHPVTITSPLSMTSPLTLTTPVNLPTPVTAPVNIAHPVTITSPMNLPTPMTLAAPLNIAMRPVESMPFLPQALPTSPPW from the exons ATGGAGGCCAACTGGACCACGTTCCTGTTCCAG ACCCATGAAGGCTCTCATCACCAACAGCAGGCAGCACAAAACAGCCTGCTGCCCCTCCTGAGCTCTGCTGTGGAGCCCCCTGATCAGAAACCATTACTTCCAATACCGATAACACAGAAACCTCAGGCTGCACCAGAAACATTAAAGGATGCCAttgggattaaaaaagaaaaacccaaaacttCATTTGTGTGCACTTACTGCAGTAAAGCTTTCAGGGACAGCTATCACCTGAGGCGCCACGAGTCCTGCCATACAGGGATCAAGTTGGTGTCCCGGGCAAAGAAAACCCCCACTACAGTGGTTCCTCTTATCTCCACCATCGCTGGGGACAGCAGCCGAACTTCGCTGGTCTCAACCATTGCAGGCATCTTGTCAACAGTCACTACATCTTCCTCGGGCACCAaccccagcagcagtgccagcaCCACAGCTATGCCTGTAACCCAGTCAGTCAAGAAACCCAGTAAGCCTGTCAAGAAGAACCATGCTTGCGAGATGTGTGGGAAGGCCTTCCGAGATGTGTACCACCTCAATCGGCACAAGCTCTCCCACTCAGACGAGAAGCCCTTCGAGTGTCCTATTTGTAACCAGCGCTTCAAGAGGAAGGACCGGATGACTTACCATGTGAGGTCTCATGAAGGAGGCATCACCAAACCCTATACTTGCAGTGTTTGTGGGAAAGGCTTCTCGAG GCCTGACCATTTAAGCTGTCACGTAAAACATGTCCATTCAACAGAAAGACCCTTCAAATGCCAA ttttcctccCTCATGCAGACGTGCACTGCTGCCTTTGCCACCAAAGACAGACTGCGGACACACATGGTGCGCCACGAAGGCAAGGTGTCGTGTAACATCTGCGGGAAGCTCCTGAGTGCGGCATACATCACCAGCCACCTAAAGACACACGGGCAGAGCCAAAGTATCAACTGTAATACATGCAAACAAGGCATCAGTAAAA TAGCATGCATGAATGATGAGACCAGCaaccagaagcagcagcagcagcagcaacagcaacagcaacatgTGACAAGCTGGCCAGGGAAGCAGGTAGAGACACTGAGACTGTGGGAAGAAGCTGtcaaagcaagaaagaaag AAGCTGCTAACCTGTGCCAAACCTCCACGGCTGCTACGACGCCTGTGACTCTCACTACTCCATTCAATATAACATCCTCTGTGTCGTCTGGGACTATGTCAAACCCAGTCACAGTGGCAGCTGCAATGAGCATGAGAAGCCCAGTAAATGTTTCAAGTGCAGTTAATATAACCAGCCCAATGAACATAGGGCACCCTGTAACTATAACCAGTCCACTATCCATGACTTCTCCTTTAACGCTCACTACCCCAGTCAATCTACCCACTCCTGTCACTGCTCCAGTGAATATAGCACACCCTGTCACAATCACATCTCCAATGAACCTGCCCACGCCTATGACTTTAGCCGCCCCTCTCAATATAGCAATGAGGCCTGTAGAGAGCATGCCTTTCTTACCCCAAGCTTTGCCTACATCACCACCTTGGTAA
- the VEZF1 gene encoding vascular endothelial zinc finger 1 isoform X4: MEANWTTFLFQTHEGSHHQQQAAQNSLLPLLSSAVEPPDQKPLLPIPITQKPQAAPETLKDAIGIKKEKPKTSFVCTYCSKAFRDSYHLRRHESCHTGIKLVSRAKKTPTTVVPLISTIAGDSSRTSLVSTIAGILSTVTTSSSGTNPSSSASTTAMPVTQSVKKPSKPVKKNHACEMCGKAFRDVYHLNRHKLSHSDEKPFECPICNQRFKRKDRMTYHVRSHEGGITKPYTCSVCGKGFSRPDHLSCHVKHVHSTERPFKCQTCTAAFATKDRLRTHMVRHEGKVSCNICGKLLSAAYITSHLKTHGQSQSINCNTCKQGISKTCMNDETSNQKQQQQQQQQQQHVTSWPGKQVETLRLWEEAVKARKKEAANLCQTSTAATTPVTLTTPFNITSSVSSGTMSNPVTVAAAMSMRSPVNVSSAVNITSPMNIGHPVTITSPLSMTSPLTLTTPVNLPTPVTAPVNIAHPVTITSPMNLPTPMTLAAPLNIAMRPVESMPFLPQALPTSPPW; this comes from the exons ATGGAGGCCAACTGGACCACGTTCCTGTTCCAG ACCCATGAAGGCTCTCATCACCAACAGCAGGCAGCACAAAACAGCCTGCTGCCCCTCCTGAGCTCTGCTGTGGAGCCCCCTGATCAGAAACCATTACTTCCAATACCGATAACACAGAAACCTCAGGCTGCACCAGAAACATTAAAGGATGCCAttgggattaaaaaagaaaaacccaaaacttCATTTGTGTGCACTTACTGCAGTAAAGCTTTCAGGGACAGCTATCACCTGAGGCGCCACGAGTCCTGCCATACAGGGATCAAGTTGGTGTCCCGGGCAAAGAAAACCCCCACTACAGTGGTTCCTCTTATCTCCACCATCGCTGGGGACAGCAGCCGAACTTCGCTGGTCTCAACCATTGCAGGCATCTTGTCAACAGTCACTACATCTTCCTCGGGCACCAaccccagcagcagtgccagcaCCACAGCTATGCCTGTAACCCAGTCAGTCAAGAAACCCAGTAAGCCTGTCAAGAAGAACCATGCTTGCGAGATGTGTGGGAAGGCCTTCCGAGATGTGTACCACCTCAATCGGCACAAGCTCTCCCACTCAGACGAGAAGCCCTTCGAGTGTCCTATTTGTAACCAGCGCTTCAAGAGGAAGGACCGGATGACTTACCATGTGAGGTCTCATGAAGGAGGCATCACCAAACCCTATACTTGCAGTGTTTGTGGGAAAGGCTTCTCGAG GCCTGACCATTTAAGCTGTCACGTAAAACATGTCCATTCAACAGAAAGACCCTTCAAATGCCAA ACGTGCACTGCTGCCTTTGCCACCAAAGACAGACTGCGGACACACATGGTGCGCCACGAAGGCAAGGTGTCGTGTAACATCTGCGGGAAGCTCCTGAGTGCGGCATACATCACCAGCCACCTAAAGACACACGGGCAGAGCCAAAGTATCAACTGTAATACATGCAAACAAGGCATCAGTAAAA CATGCATGAATGATGAGACCAGCaaccagaagcagcagcagcagcagcaacagcaacagcaacatgTGACAAGCTGGCCAGGGAAGCAGGTAGAGACACTGAGACTGTGGGAAGAAGCTGtcaaagcaagaaagaaag AAGCTGCTAACCTGTGCCAAACCTCCACGGCTGCTACGACGCCTGTGACTCTCACTACTCCATTCAATATAACATCCTCTGTGTCGTCTGGGACTATGTCAAACCCAGTCACAGTGGCAGCTGCAATGAGCATGAGAAGCCCAGTAAATGTTTCAAGTGCAGTTAATATAACCAGCCCAATGAACATAGGGCACCCTGTAACTATAACCAGTCCACTATCCATGACTTCTCCTTTAACGCTCACTACCCCAGTCAATCTACCCACTCCTGTCACTGCTCCAGTGAATATAGCACACCCTGTCACAATCACATCTCCAATGAACCTGCCCACGCCTATGACTTTAGCCGCCCCTCTCAATATAGCAATGAGGCCTGTAGAGAGCATGCCTTTCTTACCCCAAGCTTTGCCTACATCACCACCTTGGTAA
- the VEZF1 gene encoding vascular endothelial zinc finger 1 isoform X5, translated as MATHEGSHHQQQAAQNSLLPLLSSAVEPPDQKPLLPIPITQKPQAAPETLKDAIGIKKEKPKTSFVCTYCSKAFRDSYHLRRHESCHTGIKLVSRAKKTPTTVVPLISTIAGDSSRTSLVSTIAGILSTVTTSSSGTNPSSSASTTAMPVTQSVKKPSKPVKKNHACEMCGKAFRDVYHLNRHKLSHSDEKPFECPICNQRFKRKDRMTYHVRSHEGGITKPYTCSVCGKGFSRPDHLSCHVKHVHSTERPFKCQFSSLMQTCTAAFATKDRLRTHMVRHEGKVSCNICGKLLSAAYITSHLKTHGQSQSINCNTCKQGISKIACMNDETSNQKQQQQQQQQQQHVTSWPGKQVETLRLWEEAVKARKKEAANLCQTSTAATTPVTLTTPFNITSSVSSGTMSNPVTVAAAMSMRSPVNVSSAVNITSPMNIGHPVTITSPLSMTSPLTLTTPVNLPTPVTAPVNIAHPVTITSPMNLPTPMTLAAPLNIAMRPVESMPFLPQALPTSPPW; from the exons ATGGCA ACCCATGAAGGCTCTCATCACCAACAGCAGGCAGCACAAAACAGCCTGCTGCCCCTCCTGAGCTCTGCTGTGGAGCCCCCTGATCAGAAACCATTACTTCCAATACCGATAACACAGAAACCTCAGGCTGCACCAGAAACATTAAAGGATGCCAttgggattaaaaaagaaaaacccaaaacttCATTTGTGTGCACTTACTGCAGTAAAGCTTTCAGGGACAGCTATCACCTGAGGCGCCACGAGTCCTGCCATACAGGGATCAAGTTGGTGTCCCGGGCAAAGAAAACCCCCACTACAGTGGTTCCTCTTATCTCCACCATCGCTGGGGACAGCAGCCGAACTTCGCTGGTCTCAACCATTGCAGGCATCTTGTCAACAGTCACTACATCTTCCTCGGGCACCAaccccagcagcagtgccagcaCCACAGCTATGCCTGTAACCCAGTCAGTCAAGAAACCCAGTAAGCCTGTCAAGAAGAACCATGCTTGCGAGATGTGTGGGAAGGCCTTCCGAGATGTGTACCACCTCAATCGGCACAAGCTCTCCCACTCAGACGAGAAGCCCTTCGAGTGTCCTATTTGTAACCAGCGCTTCAAGAGGAAGGACCGGATGACTTACCATGTGAGGTCTCATGAAGGAGGCATCACCAAACCCTATACTTGCAGTGTTTGTGGGAAAGGCTTCTCGAG GCCTGACCATTTAAGCTGTCACGTAAAACATGTCCATTCAACAGAAAGACCCTTCAAATGCCAA ttttcctccCTCATGCAGACGTGCACTGCTGCCTTTGCCACCAAAGACAGACTGCGGACACACATGGTGCGCCACGAAGGCAAGGTGTCGTGTAACATCTGCGGGAAGCTCCTGAGTGCGGCATACATCACCAGCCACCTAAAGACACACGGGCAGAGCCAAAGTATCAACTGTAATACATGCAAACAAGGCATCAGTAAAA TAGCATGCATGAATGATGAGACCAGCaaccagaagcagcagcagcagcagcaacagcaacagcaacatgTGACAAGCTGGCCAGGGAAGCAGGTAGAGACACTGAGACTGTGGGAAGAAGCTGtcaaagcaagaaagaaag AAGCTGCTAACCTGTGCCAAACCTCCACGGCTGCTACGACGCCTGTGACTCTCACTACTCCATTCAATATAACATCCTCTGTGTCGTCTGGGACTATGTCAAACCCAGTCACAGTGGCAGCTGCAATGAGCATGAGAAGCCCAGTAAATGTTTCAAGTGCAGTTAATATAACCAGCCCAATGAACATAGGGCACCCTGTAACTATAACCAGTCCACTATCCATGACTTCTCCTTTAACGCTCACTACCCCAGTCAATCTACCCACTCCTGTCACTGCTCCAGTGAATATAGCACACCCTGTCACAATCACATCTCCAATGAACCTGCCCACGCCTATGACTTTAGCCGCCCCTCTCAATATAGCAATGAGGCCTGTAGAGAGCATGCCTTTCTTACCCCAAGCTTTGCCTACATCACCACCTTGGTAA